From a single Cotesia glomerata isolate CgM1 linkage group LG6, MPM_Cglom_v2.3, whole genome shotgun sequence genomic region:
- the LOC123266681 gene encoding nuclear transcription factor Y subunit alpha isoform X4, translated as MRRTPPQNKVDRSATGQSGSSPRVTLRINNVRAGARDEKKGQSRPSFVNTSTSPMDTTTSPSTTTAASSNPTSSNPPASNPNPNSNASSATSNSSSTNSSANTNSNTNSSSSGNKSASATAATSSTTTTTSTASSTTASTANASPDTTDIYEFKSSKEPTPVRGTSSSPNPSDKDKELSTSSTNVSSANNNNSNTNNNNNNSNNNNNSNSNNSNGNNNNNSSNNAANVPNSGTGTNSESSSSGANSGGAELSTTGSPASKRTFEDDDQDDEVKRKKRKEGDSKDNKATARQNAGRAADKFDKVSTSVTASFVEQCVKAGKPAAASSGTAKNSQNSGPAPSSGAADRKSPSSTAASSPKPAGSNKADSDGDEDRKGSEAAPKVPPLKIVIPQSTVEQEQGARNGKNTSTRGHQLPYVVPSSNSSDSNDKDSAAGAGTSGGTTSPTETAKVEDKKDFSGAIHNEERSTHHQRVLRSSHRGGNGNGTSKDSAQYSNSSPLATDRSNNSSPQARHTSPSPETSTETKPATTESSSNPKSSTSSDKAEKNETKLKEELAESAPSTTTSTPTPTPAELHPRKRKMKPKEVATTTEASEANSTGTEVHPHDQPITNCYQLFLNIRKQIERRRKGLFPVQPKPPQGFKDYLMNRCTYVLAGNANKEPNVKPPANLAEQMKALFMKQESERYRLRMQHVVEKEKLVLSVEQEILRVHGRAARALANQELPFSVCTILKDEEVYNVITPEQEDKERNLRSRYNGRLFLSWLQDVDDKWEKIKESMLLRHHNEAESLHAVQKMDWEWKLKEVGLCEFKAQPQIEDTHVPMVHVSDDFDLLPA; from the exons ATGCGTAGAACACCACCTCAAAATAaag TGGACAGATCGGCAACCGGACAATCCGGAAGCTCGCCACGTGTAACCTTGCGTATAAACAACGTCCGCGCGGGAGCGAGGGATGAAAAAAAAGGGCAGTCGCGCCCGAGCTTTGTAAACACCTCGACAAGCCCGATGGATACCACCACCAGCCCAAGTACCACGACCGCCGCCTCGAGTAACCCCACCAGCTCCAACCCGCCGGCCTCAAACCCGAACCCAAATTCCAACGCCTCCAGCGCCACCTCTAACAGTTCCTCAACAAACTCGAGCGCGAACACGAACTCCAACACAAACTCATCAAGTTCCGGGAACAAGTCTGCTTCCGCGACAGCAGCGACATCTTCAACCACCACCACAACTTCAACGGCTTCTTCGACCACCGCTTCAACAGCTAATGCCTCTCCGGACACTACCGACATCTATGAGTTCAAGAGTTCCAAGGAACCGACTCCTGTTCGAGGAACCAGTTCCTCTCCGAACCCTTCTGATAAAGACAAAGAGTTGAGCACTAGTTCCACGAACGTTTCTAgtgctaataataataacagcaatactaataacaataataataatagtaataataataacaatagtaatagtaataatagtaatggtaataataataataacagcagTAACAATGCTGCTAATGTTCCGAACTCTGGAACCGGAACTAATTCAGAGTCTAGTAGCTCAGGAGCGAACTCTGGTGGCGCGGAACTGAGTACTACTGGCTCGCCAGCTTCGAAACGTACTTTTGAAGATGATGATCAAGATGATGAGGTTAAGAGGAAGAAACGCAAAGAAGGGGACTCGAAGGATAATAAAGCTACAGCGAGGCAGAACGCTGGACGCGCTGCCGATAAG tttgacaAGGTGAGCACAAGCGTAACCGCGTCGTTTGTTGAACAGTGTGTGAAAGCAGGCAAGCCGGCAGCGGCATCTTCAGGAACAGCGAAGAACAGCCAGAACTCGGGACCAGCGCCATCTAGCGGAGCGGCGGATAGGAAGAGCCCCAGTTCCACAGCTGCGAGCAGTCCCAAGCCGGCTGGGAGCAACAAAGCAGACTCGGATGGCGATGAGGACCGTAAGGGTTCCGAAGCAGCGCCCAAAGTTCCGCCGCTGAAGATTGTCATTCCCCAGAGCACCGTAGAACAGGAACAGGGTGCCCGGAACGGCAAGAACACTTCCACTAGGGGGCACCAGCTGCCTTATGTTGTTCCTAGTTCCAACAGCAGCGACTCCAATGACAAAGACTCGGCGGCAGGTGCTGGAACTTCTGGAGGAACTACTAGTCCTACGGAGACTGCTAAAGTTGAGGATAAAAAGGATTTTAGTGGCGCTATTCATAACGAGGAGAGGAGTACTCATCATCAGAGAGTTCTTAGGAGTTCGCATcg agGTGGAAATGGCAATGGAACATCCAAGGATTCTGCGCAATACTCAAATTCATCCCCCCTGGCGACAGACCGTTCTAACAATTCATCTCCCCAGGCACGTCACACCTCCCCAAGCCCCGAAACAAGCACAGAAACAAAACCAGCGACGACAGAGTCATCTTCTAACCCAAAATCGTCGACCAGCAGCGACAAGGCGGAGAAAAACGAAACTAAACTCAAAGAGGAACTCGCAGAGTCCGCGCCATCTACAACAACTTCGACACCAACGCCCACTCCCGCGGAACTGCACCCACGCAAGCGCAAAATGAAGCCCAAAGAGGTCGCCACCACCACGGAGGCCAGCGAGGCGAACAGCACTGGAACCGAAGTTCACCCTCACGACCAGCCAATCACAAATTGCTACCAGCTGTTCCTGAACATCCGCAAGCAGATAGAGCGCCGGCGCAAAGGATTGTTCCCGGTACAGCCCAAGCCTCCTCAGGGATTCaaagattatttaatgaaCCGCTGCACTTATGTTCTTGCCGGGAACGCGAACAAAGAACCGAATGTTAAACCTCCTGCGAACCTCGCGGAACAGATGAAGGCTTTGTTTATGAAGCAGGAGAGCGAGAGGTACAGGTTACGCATGCAACATGTGGTGGAAAAGGAGAAACTTGTTCTCTCCGTGGAACAGGAAATCTTGAGGGTTCATGGACGCGCCGCAAGGGCGCTCGCGAATCAGGAACTCCCGTTCTCGGTGTGTACTATTCTGAAAGATGAGGAGGTTTATAATGTTATCACTCCGGAACAAGAGGACAAGGAACGGAACTTGCGCAGTCGGTACAATGGGAGGTTGTTTCTTAGTTGGTTGCAGGACGTTGATGATAAGTGGGAGAAAATTaag gAATCAATGTTACTTCGTCATCACAATGAAGCAGAATCATTGCACGCAGTTCAAAAAATGGACTGGGAGTGGAAACTTAAAGAAGTTGGACTTTGTGAATTCAAAGCTCAGCCTCAAATAGAAGACACCCACGTACCAATGGTGCACGTGTCTGACGACTTCGATCTCCTGCCCgcctaa
- the LOC123266681 gene encoding nuclear transcription factor Y subunit alpha isoform X5: MDTTTSPSTTTAASSNPTSSNPPASNPNPNSNASSATSNSSSTNSSANTNSNTNSSSSGNKSASATAATSSTTTTTSTASSTTASTANASPDTTDIYEFKSSKEPTPVRGTSSSPNPSDKDKELSTSSTNVSSANNNNSNTNNNNNNSNNNNNSNSNNSNGNNNNNSSNNAANVPNSGTGTNSESSSSGANSGGAELSTTGSPASKRTFEDDDQDDEVKRKKRKEGDSKDNKATARQNAGRAADKFDKVSTSVTASFVEQCVKAGKPAAASSGTAKNSQNSGPAPSSGAADRKSPSSTAASSPKPAGSNKADSDGDEDRKGSEAAPKVPPLKIVIPQSTVEQEQGARNGKNTSTRGHQLPYVVPSSNSSDSNDKDSAAGAGTSGGTTSPTETAKVEDKKDFSGAIHNEERSTHHQRVLRSSHRGGNGNGTSKDSAQYSNSSPLATDRSNNSSPQARHTSPSPETSTETKPATTESSSNPKSSTSSDKAEKNETKLKEELAESAPSTTTSTPTPTPAELHPRKRKMKPKEVATTTEASEANSTGTEVHPHDQPITNCYQLFLNIRKQIERRRKGLFPVQPKPPQGFKDYLMNRCTYVLAGNANKEPNVKPPANLAEQMKALFMKQESERYRLRMQHVVEKEKLVLSVEQEILRVHGRAARALANQELPFSVCTILKDEEVYNVITPEQEDKERNLRSRYNGRLFLSWLQDVDDKWEKIKESMLLRHHNEAESLHAVQKMDWEWKLKEVGLCEFKAQPQIEDTHVPMVHVSDDFDLLPA, translated from the exons ATGGATACCACCACCAGCCCAAGTACCACGACCGCCGCCTCGAGTAACCCCACCAGCTCCAACCCGCCGGCCTCAAACCCGAACCCAAATTCCAACGCCTCCAGCGCCACCTCTAACAGTTCCTCAACAAACTCGAGCGCGAACACGAACTCCAACACAAACTCATCAAGTTCCGGGAACAAGTCTGCTTCCGCGACAGCAGCGACATCTTCAACCACCACCACAACTTCAACGGCTTCTTCGACCACCGCTTCAACAGCTAATGCCTCTCCGGACACTACCGACATCTATGAGTTCAAGAGTTCCAAGGAACCGACTCCTGTTCGAGGAACCAGTTCCTCTCCGAACCCTTCTGATAAAGACAAAGAGTTGAGCACTAGTTCCACGAACGTTTCTAgtgctaataataataacagcaatactaataacaataataataatagtaataataataacaatagtaatagtaataatagtaatggtaataataataataacagcagTAACAATGCTGCTAATGTTCCGAACTCTGGAACCGGAACTAATTCAGAGTCTAGTAGCTCAGGAGCGAACTCTGGTGGCGCGGAACTGAGTACTACTGGCTCGCCAGCTTCGAAACGTACTTTTGAAGATGATGATCAAGATGATGAGGTTAAGAGGAAGAAACGCAAAGAAGGGGACTCGAAGGATAATAAAGCTACAGCGAGGCAGAACGCTGGACGCGCTGCCGATAAG tttgacaAGGTGAGCACAAGCGTAACCGCGTCGTTTGTTGAACAGTGTGTGAAAGCAGGCAAGCCGGCAGCGGCATCTTCAGGAACAGCGAAGAACAGCCAGAACTCGGGACCAGCGCCATCTAGCGGAGCGGCGGATAGGAAGAGCCCCAGTTCCACAGCTGCGAGCAGTCCCAAGCCGGCTGGGAGCAACAAAGCAGACTCGGATGGCGATGAGGACCGTAAGGGTTCCGAAGCAGCGCCCAAAGTTCCGCCGCTGAAGATTGTCATTCCCCAGAGCACCGTAGAACAGGAACAGGGTGCCCGGAACGGCAAGAACACTTCCACTAGGGGGCACCAGCTGCCTTATGTTGTTCCTAGTTCCAACAGCAGCGACTCCAATGACAAAGACTCGGCGGCAGGTGCTGGAACTTCTGGAGGAACTACTAGTCCTACGGAGACTGCTAAAGTTGAGGATAAAAAGGATTTTAGTGGCGCTATTCATAACGAGGAGAGGAGTACTCATCATCAGAGAGTTCTTAGGAGTTCGCATcg agGTGGAAATGGCAATGGAACATCCAAGGATTCTGCGCAATACTCAAATTCATCCCCCCTGGCGACAGACCGTTCTAACAATTCATCTCCCCAGGCACGTCACACCTCCCCAAGCCCCGAAACAAGCACAGAAACAAAACCAGCGACGACAGAGTCATCTTCTAACCCAAAATCGTCGACCAGCAGCGACAAGGCGGAGAAAAACGAAACTAAACTCAAAGAGGAACTCGCAGAGTCCGCGCCATCTACAACAACTTCGACACCAACGCCCACTCCCGCGGAACTGCACCCACGCAAGCGCAAAATGAAGCCCAAAGAGGTCGCCACCACCACGGAGGCCAGCGAGGCGAACAGCACTGGAACCGAAGTTCACCCTCACGACCAGCCAATCACAAATTGCTACCAGCTGTTCCTGAACATCCGCAAGCAGATAGAGCGCCGGCGCAAAGGATTGTTCCCGGTACAGCCCAAGCCTCCTCAGGGATTCaaagattatttaatgaaCCGCTGCACTTATGTTCTTGCCGGGAACGCGAACAAAGAACCGAATGTTAAACCTCCTGCGAACCTCGCGGAACAGATGAAGGCTTTGTTTATGAAGCAGGAGAGCGAGAGGTACAGGTTACGCATGCAACATGTGGTGGAAAAGGAGAAACTTGTTCTCTCCGTGGAACAGGAAATCTTGAGGGTTCATGGACGCGCCGCAAGGGCGCTCGCGAATCAGGAACTCCCGTTCTCGGTGTGTACTATTCTGAAAGATGAGGAGGTTTATAATGTTATCACTCCGGAACAAGAGGACAAGGAACGGAACTTGCGCAGTCGGTACAATGGGAGGTTGTTTCTTAGTTGGTTGCAGGACGTTGATGATAAGTGGGAGAAAATTaag gAATCAATGTTACTTCGTCATCACAATGAAGCAGAATCATTGCACGCAGTTCAAAAAATGGACTGGGAGTGGAAACTTAAAGAAGTTGGACTTTGTGAATTCAAAGCTCAGCCTCAAATAGAAGACACCCACGTACCAATGGTGCACGTGTCTGACGACTTCGATCTCCTGCCCgcctaa